DNA sequence from the Malus sylvestris chromosome 10, drMalSylv7.2, whole genome shotgun sequence genome:
gtgaggcaccgttctccgaatcaatcgaagaggcgctcgctttctcaaaagctgggctgctcagagaccacgagggccgatctcagaaatcgaagaggcatctacttttctagccttgtcagcacctgtcacacgcacactcagctttgcagaaattatgggcattctgtcgaagacttctggtgaagtagaaagcacatgaatcttattgttcaatcacccacttcccacacgcaacaataactcatgggtaccacagatcactttgtcaaagttctctgccaaagttgagcacgtgaagcttgcagctcccactacatcgctctgaccaagaaaggtaaaagaatagcaaagaaacagcactaacaaagtttagacacataaattttgaaggtctagctaccatattattacccacaagggtataggaacagtaccactgctggataattggaaagtccctgtgtgtcaacctctgtgcttcgtggcaaggtagactagcaaacatgcccaacctttactcacattcgagaaaacagtcccaacaagattgcttgctccaaaatcgaagaggcaccgtcctccgaatctcgagagccagactcccaacatgactactttctcaaaatcgaagagagggtaaaggaacagtaccattgctggataattggaaagtccctgtgtgtcaacctttgtgcttcgtggcaaggtagactagcaaacatgtccaacctttactcacattcgagacaacactcccaacaagattgcttgctccaaaatcgaagaggcaccgccttccgaatctcgagagccagactcccaacatgattacttcctaaaaaatcgaagagacactgctctccgaatctcgagagtcagacccccagcatgattgctttctcaaaaatcgaagaggcatcgttctccgaatctcgagagccagataccacagaccactttttcaaagtgctctgacagagttaaaacatgtgaaactggcagctcccactaccgtgctatgaccaagcagggtaaaggaatagcattactacttgttgttagggagactcctatatatgtcgacctccatccccaacggacaggcagacctgcaaaaatgctcaacccttcatcatatctgagagggcactcccaacaaagcctttcgaaatattcagctttctttccccccgataatacctctgcaaacaagctatactagagcaagaatatctcatatcatcagggttaaaagcaagagtatcccatatcatgctttttccctgttttttcttttggccttgtttttacctgcaagacaaggagaaagagagcaatcagtcagcacttggaatcaagcttccagccaggaactgactgcctggaaccccttacctgattacttacctggcattgctctcgagtactcatcttcatcatcttatgtttccagggaagattccgcatctgcttgaggaacagatagggcaagtgcgaaggatacaaggaagcatgtggagacaagcgtaacagcacacgtgccgatacatccattactctgtcaaaagcaaaagtatcccatatcagcagggtggaacgtactctagatttgatggacttgttttgaccctcaaattctttagtcggccttatactctggaggaaaccagaaaaccctccagctcagttcaagaataagcctgtggaaagttacttcttcaaaagcaaaagtatctcatatcatctcttctcatttttcttctctttatccttcatgctgctgcaagatggggagaaggtgaacaatcagtcggagctctgattgcttaccttgtctgtcacctctttcagcagaccccctagctcggcgacttgggggactcctactacatggtttgtatcgcgcttgaccaagcctgaaactacaagtaagcttcaagtgaaattgatacattaccttgtgcatctccaccagttaaagataccacccctggatgaaggaagagtacttccagagaagatgccacatctacctatgagacagataaggcaagtcaagacgacaccacactccgatacttagaagtttcgtgattacgagatcattctcccacaatatttcctaatgtcatttgtactaaatcattcactcgtactcactaaaggagagcttgaacctatgtacttgtgtaaacccttcacaattaatgagaactcttctattccgtggacgtagccaatctgggtgaaccacgtacatcttgtgtttgctttcctatctctatccatttatatacttatccacactaatgaccggagcaatctagcgaagatcacaaaaagcgaccgttttcgttacctaggatctatcttgcaagagaacggagaattagatggagatctcaaccatagaatacgagctggatggaaagagtgcatccggcgtgttgtgtgaccgtcgtaggccactgaagctcaaggaaaaattttataggacggcaataaggccagcgatgttgtatggcagagaatgttgggtgggaagcatcaacacgtacacaaaatgggtgtagcggagatgaggatgcttcgtgggatgtgtgggcacacgagaaaggataagattgggaatgaggatatccgaggtaaagtaggagtagccgaaattgtaggaaagatgagagaaaatcggctctggtgagttggacatgtgcaaagaaggccgactgacgctccggttcgaagatgtgactacgggacagaggttcagggccgaaggggtagaggaagacctaggaaaactttggaagagactctaagaaaagacttagagtacttggatctaacggagggcatgacacaaaaccgagcgcaatggcgttctaggattcatatagccgaccccacttagtgggaaaaggctttgttgttgttgttgttgttggcgTAAGAAATTTAGGTTCCATCCGCTAGAAACTTGCATTACTGGATTATAATCGTAAAGGTTTTAATTAGGCCAACTCAAGCCTTTCTTTGAAAATATTTTCAGGGTCTTTGTCAAACAATGGCAATGTGAAACTAGGAAGCGCATTTTTGTTTACTTAGTTGTAAGATATTCGAGAAGCCAAATATAATACTTATTCACCCAACCGAAAAGGTTGTGGAGGTTTTGATGTCTTGGAGAAAAACGAGGACTAAACCTGTGAGGACGCTTATCGGTTAGTAGCTAGGCCTTCTGAAATTTATGCATGATAGTGGAATGGTTGTTTCGCATATTTCTCTTATGAGATTTTTGGGGTGGTCTTTGAAGAGCTGAAGCCCTTTGAAGTTTTCAATATTAGCTTGCATTATACAAGGTTATGAGCATACAGATGACCATGATGCGGTAGAGAAATGATTACCTTGAACTTTTTGTATTGCTCTCTCCACTTGATCCTGTTTCCACAAGATGACGATGTCCGCGGGGCGTGGAAATTTAATTGCTATAAAAATACACAGCAGTCTCAGTGGCAACAACAAAATCATCATCAGATCGCAGAAAttggaagagaaagagaaaggagCGTTACCTGGGGCTGGGGACGGGGACGGGGACGGGGCGGGCGCCGAGGACAGCCGTCTTCGGTGTTGCAGAAAATGAAGGGAATCGGGCAAGACGGGTGATTTGGGTGTGGAAGTAACATGAATCGACATGGACAAAGATGGTGTGGTTGGGATCGAAGTTAGGGCATTTAGGGTTTGGATACAAATTGGAAAAAACTTAGGATTGTGAAGACGACGAAGTACTTGGAAGGAGGAGGAGCCATAGGAGCCATTGCCTATACCACTTGCAATTCCAAGCAAAGTCTGTCGTATAAAAATCCCACCATTCCTCGCCATGTTTATCTCTCGATCTCTCCACGCTCGATTCGTTTTCTTTGAACTCGGCTTTACAAGTCTCTCAGTCTCCAATTTTGGGCCTGCTTCCCTACAACCACTCTCAGTATCATCCGCAATAAATGTGCCTCTCCAAATCACACCTACACACCTCTTACGTTGTTCAATATAATAATAAGGAATGTCTCATGAAGCCGCCCCCGTTTATCTCaacttatttttttaaactGCTTTTATCTCACTTTGCCacattttcaactcttttgATCTCATTTCAAGTTACAGGGTATTTTAGACATTTTATATTTAGTCAAtctcaatttcattttttaactcTCATGAacaagagtaaattgtacaaatgatccctcaactttaatcaaattggagcaatggtccctcaactaaaaatccattacctttggtccctcaacttatcaaaatgtgcagctatggtccctcaactaaaaatctattaccattggtccctgaactttaattcaagtggagaaatggtcctttaactttaacccaattgtaacaatagtccttccaatataactcgttttgacaaattttttgacatagttgacgaaaagaaccataattatacactttgatgagttaagggaccctaattatataaatggttattccaacatagcttattttgacaatattttgacaaaattgatgaaaaggactatagctacacattttgataagttgagggaccaatggtaatgaatttttagttgagggaccattgctccaatttgattaaagttgagggaccatttgtacaatttactccaGGAACAATGTGAAACTTTTTGTTGCAAACTGTGCACATTtgcttcagattttttttttcttttggtttaggAAGCATTTTGGATGTGATAGTttaatggttttttttattatattttgtgcAACTGATCTTAGAtcaattttttattggtgaaacTTGTGGTTAGACCAATTTCGATTAGAAAGATACCTTGAAACATGCTGATCATGTTCCTTTATGTtgcgaatttgttacttaatctCTTATTGATTATTGACATGAATTAGAGACAATTGGAAAACATAAGAGACAATAGGAAAACTTATCCCTTCGACCTTGGCAGGTTTGGGAAATGGGGATCAGACAAATTAGAGAAAATGCAGATAGGGAAAGTTCATTctttcacctttttttcttGTACAACAACTGAAGAGATACAAACAGCCAATAAGTGCAAGTGCAAGAATGCAAAAGCGGATGGATCAATGGTCATTAAGCAATGGAATTGTGTGAAAATACAATCCTGAAGTTTCACCTGAAAAATTCTTCCTGAACATAAACCGACGCCATGGAAATGGCATTTGACtttgaaattgatataaaaCTAACTACATAATGGGAACCGTGGAGTCCAGACAGacactttgtgtgtgtatgttttTTTATCTCTGCAAGGACTTGTAGAGAACCACTGTAACATACTTCGCTATAAACCTCTCTGTTGTACCGAGTGCCACCACAGATGGTCCACTCTTCCCTCTCTGCATGTAAAGATGATTGAGTACCACATGTTGAGGTCTTGACAAAGGAGGCGGCATCTCCATGTAAGATGAAGGTGCATTCAGCAGTGTCATTTGTAGGTGTGGAGGAACCAATGGGGGCTCCTTCGCGAAATCTTCAGATCCAAGCTGCAGGTTGTTATAACTTGATTCCGGCGACTGGGGAGGTTCAAAACCAGAAATGCTGCCGATGTCTTCTGGGACGTAATCCTGCAGAAGAATCCAACAATATCAATCAGCTTATAGCACTCACGCATCCAAGCCCAGTTTTCAAACAATTTCTATACACTCGTACTTAAAACCAAAGGTCAAGACTCAGGCAACCCAGAAAATACTACGCATTCTGTTGCATGTTACATGTATCCATTATGCATACAACTGACGGCACtaatttagaaaaatatataagaaaAGTTTAACACAACCTATTGATTAAAAATCCTCATACAAATGTGCAATTTCAATAATCtctcatacacacacatacgAAAAATAGTGCTAAATTTACATCAACTGAAATGTCATTTTAGTCTGATCCATAAACTCACGCTTTTTCCAACAttaaaacaataacaaaattatcATTTAGAGCACTTCTTTTTTAATCGCGACATATAAATTTCTAATCGTCCCCAAGTTTGACTAGAAGTAGAGTGGTGCACAGAAAGAAGTTTTAATCAGCTGTAATTTGATCCTTCTCTTATTAGTACTACATACAATAACTTTAACTGCCTACTCTCTATGTAATATCCAAACCAACACATGAAAGAAAGGGATCGTTACAGCTCACTGGAAAAGACAAAGGCTACCTGAACAGGACCTTATGAAATATCATTTAGTTTTTTAACAGAGACCTAGTCTTCCCCATCTCGGTTGAATATAGGTTTCGGGAGGTTTTAACAATTTGGTAGGAGTCATACTAGATATAGGGAATCCCTGGTTTTTGTCTTGTATCAACGTGTTTCAAGTTAGAGGCTGACCTTAAGTCCAACCTGATCTACTTAATTGGGCTCAATGCAAATTTCTCTTTTGCAGACAGCTTTGCACGGGCTTAAAAACAGAAATTTGGATAGAGAGCTTTATGAACAGAAACTAGATATGCAATGGAGGCGAAAAAGCAATCTACCTAAAATGTAAACATGAATTTAACAGCTAAGCATGGTGAAGGTATTAAATACCGACGCTttcaaaacacatatataacaaCACAATTTTGTTACTGAAGAAATTAGACTCTAATGGCGGACAACTTGAATGGTACGTATAAAAGGAAAGCTTAATGTATGGACTATGGACTATTGAATATGAAATATCGGTTGCATGAATACGAGAAATATCATCAACACAATATAACTGTTATTCCCTAGTCCATGGGGTCTACTATCATCATTGAATAGTTAACAGAAATCAAAATCATGAAAAGTAGGACTTACATAAACAGAATTAAGTTCAGACTGGAACAAAAAGCATAAACAGTATTAAGCTAAAAAAGGATATCCAAATGCTTTAACAAATTCGGATGAATACAGTTATGAGCTACTATAATGGGATTGTCACACTCATTCAAAACATGTATCAACCTAAGAAGAGATGACAATCATTACCTGCAAGTCCAAAAGGTTGTAAGAATTGCCAGCATCATCTTGGGTCAAGGGCAAGTCAGGAGAACATCTCCACTGCCCATCAACAATAAACCTATATTGGTAAACACCAGATGGCAGTACCTTCATAATAGTGAAGTCCTTCCCTGATCTCTGCAAAGCCAATCTGAAAAACAAGATAGAATAAAGAACTTAGGCAAGAGTTCACGTAGTGCAAACTATACTCATTATCTAGAATACTTattattctttcttttattttcaggAACCTTGTCTTCCAATTATCCCATGATCCCTCCACAGCTACATCCTTCCCACCATAGCTCCATGTAATCATAGTTGGAATTCCTTGCTCACAGCACATGTCTTCAAACCC
Encoded proteins:
- the LOC126587355 gene encoding SNF1-related protein kinase regulatory subunit beta-2-like isoform X1, producing MGNVNGREDGDGSPSAAEEDSGAAGSLQEGPAHGARLVDGSAELMGQSPPHSPRATHSPLMFTPQVPVVPLQRPDEIQIPNSSWMQTSGFEDMCCEQGIPTMITWSYGGKDVAVEGSWDNWKTRLALQRSGKDFTIMKVLPSGVYQYRFIVDGQWRCSPDLPLTQDDAGNSYNLLDLQDYVPEDIGSISGFEPPQSPESSYNNLQLGSEDFAKEPPLVPPHLQMTLLNAPSSYMEMPPPLSRPQHVVLNHLYMQRGKSGPSVVALGTTERFIAKYVTVVLYKSLQR